One window of the Shewanella khirikhana genome contains the following:
- a CDS encoding TfoX/Sxy family protein: MTAIKDAANLGPKSALWLAQIGITELEQVAAIGSIQVMLRLRRAGMPVSLNLLYALEGAQQGCHWQQVKRERRGELALLWDAALAHDAEHNP; the protein is encoded by the coding sequence ATGACCGCCATAAAAGATGCCGCAAACCTTGGCCCAAAGTCCGCCCTCTGGCTGGCACAGATTGGTATTACAGAGCTTGAGCAAGTAGCTGCCATCGGCAGTATCCAAGTGATGCTGCGTCTTAGGCGCGCCGGTATGCCTGTGAGCCTGAACCTGCTTTATGCCCTGGAAGGGGCGCAGCAGGGGTGTCACTGGCAGCAGGTAAAGCGGGAGAGAAGAGGGGAGCTGGCACTGCTGTGGGACGCGGCCTTAGCCCATGATGCTGAGCACAATCCATGA
- a CDS encoding cytochrome ubiquinol oxidase subunit I, translated as MIVEEVVELSRLQFALTAMYHFLFVPLTLGMAFLLAIMESLYVMTNKQIYKDMTKFWGKLFGINFALGVTTGLAMEFQFGTNWSYYSHYVGDIFGAPLAIEGLMAFFLESTFVGMFFFGWDRFSKRQHLAVTWLMALGTNMSALWILVANGWMQNPVGSVFNYETMRMEMTSFAEVVFNPVAQVKFVHTVASGYVAGAMFVLAISAYYILKKRDLPFARRSFAIAASFGMASILSVIVLGDESGYKVGEVQRVKLAAVEAEWHTEPAPASFTVVGFPNQETMHTDGAIKIPYVMGIIATRSIDEEVTGLRDLVDEHEVRIRNGMKAYAMLEELRAGNKDPALKAAFEEAKVDLGYGLLLKPYTDKVVDATEEQIKAAAKDSIPNVAPLFWSFRVMVGLGVIMLFVFAAAFWQSTRHKIEEKKWVLKAALYSLPLPWIAIECGWFVAEYGRQPWTISEVLPTYMSASSLTVSDLWFSIISITLFYSVLLVIELFLMFKYARLGPSSLKTGRYHFEKQEA; from the coding sequence ATGATTGTTGAAGAGGTTGTTGAGCTATCGCGCCTGCAGTTTGCACTAACGGCCATGTATCACTTCCTGTTTGTTCCCTTAACCCTGGGCATGGCCTTCCTGCTGGCTATCATGGAATCGCTTTACGTGATGACCAACAAGCAGATCTATAAGGACATGACCAAGTTCTGGGGTAAGCTGTTCGGGATTAACTTTGCCCTTGGCGTGACCACGGGTCTGGCCATGGAATTCCAGTTTGGTACCAACTGGTCTTACTATTCTCACTATGTAGGCGACATTTTTGGTGCGCCGCTCGCCATTGAAGGCTTGATGGCCTTCTTCCTCGAATCCACCTTCGTGGGTATGTTCTTCTTCGGTTGGGACAGATTCTCCAAGCGTCAGCACCTGGCAGTGACCTGGTTGATGGCACTGGGTACCAATATGTCTGCACTGTGGATTTTGGTGGCCAATGGCTGGATGCAAAACCCTGTGGGCTCTGTGTTCAACTACGAAACCATGCGCATGGAAATGACCAGCTTTGCCGAAGTGGTCTTTAACCCGGTTGCCCAGGTGAAGTTTGTACACACAGTGGCTTCTGGCTATGTGGCCGGTGCCATGTTTGTACTGGCTATCAGTGCTTACTACATCCTGAAGAAGCGTGACCTGCCATTTGCCCGTCGCTCCTTTGCGATTGCCGCAAGCTTTGGTATGGCGTCTATCCTGTCGGTTATCGTGCTCGGTGACGAGTCAGGCTACAAGGTAGGTGAAGTGCAGCGTGTGAAACTGGCTGCCGTTGAGGCCGAGTGGCACACAGAGCCGGCTCCAGCTTCCTTTACCGTGGTTGGCTTCCCGAATCAGGAAACCATGCACACCGATGGCGCCATCAAAATTCCTTATGTGATGGGCATTATCGCCACCCGCTCTATCGATGAAGAAGTTACTGGTCTTCGCGATCTGGTGGATGAGCACGAGGTGCGCATTCGTAACGGTATGAAGGCCTACGCCATGCTCGAAGAGCTGCGTGCCGGTAACAAGGACCCAGCACTCAAGGCTGCATTTGAAGAAGCCAAGGTTGACCTGGGTTATGGTCTGCTGCTTAAGCCCTACACCGACAAGGTGGTGGATGCGACTGAAGAGCAAATCAAGGCCGCTGCCAAGGATTCTATCCCGAATGTGGCGCCGCTGTTCTGGTCGTTCCGCGTGATGGTGGGTCTGGGCGTTATCATGCTGTTTGTGTTCGCTGCTGCCTTCTGGCAAAGCACCCGTCACAAGATTGAAGAGAAGAAGTGGGTTCTCAAGGCCGCGCTCTACAGTCTGCCGTTGCCGTGGATTGCCATTGAGTGTGGTTGGTTTGTGGCCGAGTATGGTCGCCAGCCATGGACCATCTCTGAAGTGCTGCCAACCTACATGTCGGCTTCCAGTCTGACGGTCAGTGACCTCTGGTTCAGTATTATCTCCATTACTCTGTTCTACTCAGTGCTGCTGGTGATTGAGCTCTTCCTGATGTTCAAGTATGCCCGTCTTGGCCCAAGCAGCCTGAAGACCGGCCGCTACCACTTCGAGAAACAGGAAGCCTAA
- a CDS encoding methyl-accepting chemotaxis protein, with the protein MNYKEWPLAKQIGVLATALTFLVFSLMGFIAYQSASSALQTKGMTAMSAKSDAVTDMLALQYQSLAALARRNADVLREMYPGNFHKPGRSVKVLGKDTPVLMHEKEQINATKSKVDRYANLTGGTATVFVRDGDDFLRISTSLKKADGSRALGTYLGKSHPAYQALMSGGSYEGYANLFGRDYMTIYRALRDTNGDVVAVLYIGFDITDSLKELRAAVARLKVETTGHFMLVNRKDELIFASGAEVGSPLSSALLDGLSPAELPTSSDGLAFTDDQGKSRYLILREVPGWQWRLLATVPTAELHEESISLLKINALLSTVGILVITLCLSWVLVRALRPLTELKQQLEGLGRGELDQRWQTSAEHTQNEVQHIRNSVATMAANLKALIESLKSSVLTLGTMAEESRHIAHQNGEEAAALMLQTDQIATAIEEMSTSIRDVAEHASEGANQSQRVDEAARDGQRMLNGMVADLGTLSERLASSHVAVEEVARESEAISKVTEVINNIAEQTNLLALNAAIEAARAGEQGRGFAVVADEVRTLASRTQASIAEIGQTISNLQHKVRATASQMDEAHQLGQSCASQGTTTGQELEGITRRIGDMATVSASIASATHQQSTVAEDITHNLHLISDLAREGETRASETVMSADKLGSLALELKKQVEVFRT; encoded by the coding sequence ATGAACTATAAAGAATGGCCTCTGGCGAAACAGATAGGGGTTCTTGCGACTGCGCTGACATTTTTGGTGTTCAGTTTGATGGGTTTTATCGCCTATCAAAGCGCCTCCAGTGCGCTGCAAACCAAGGGCATGACCGCCATGTCGGCCAAGTCTGATGCGGTCACCGATATGCTGGCATTGCAGTATCAGAGTCTCGCTGCCCTTGCCCGCCGTAACGCAGACGTACTGCGGGAAATGTATCCGGGCAACTTCCATAAACCGGGCCGCAGCGTCAAAGTGCTGGGCAAGGACACCCCGGTGCTGATGCACGAAAAAGAGCAAATCAATGCCACCAAGAGTAAGGTTGACCGCTACGCCAATCTCACCGGCGGCACTGCCACCGTGTTTGTGCGCGATGGCGACGACTTCCTTCGGATCTCCACCTCATTGAAAAAAGCCGATGGCAGCCGGGCTCTGGGCACCTATCTTGGCAAAAGCCACCCCGCCTATCAGGCGCTGATGTCCGGCGGCAGCTACGAAGGCTATGCCAACCTGTTTGGCCGCGACTACATGACCATCTACCGTGCGCTGCGCGATACCAATGGCGACGTGGTGGCGGTGCTCTATATCGGCTTTGATATCACCGACTCCCTCAAGGAACTGCGTGCCGCCGTTGCCCGCCTCAAGGTGGAAACCACCGGCCACTTTATGCTGGTAAACCGCAAAGATGAGCTGATTTTTGCCAGCGGCGCCGAGGTCGGCAGCCCCCTGAGCAGTGCCCTGCTCGATGGCCTGTCACCAGCTGAGCTGCCCACTTCATCAGATGGCCTGGCTTTCACCGACGATCAGGGCAAGTCGCGCTACCTCATCCTTAGGGAAGTGCCCGGCTGGCAGTGGCGTCTGCTGGCCACAGTGCCCACTGCTGAGCTGCATGAAGAGAGCATCAGCCTTTTGAAAATCAATGCCCTACTCTCAACTGTCGGCATTCTGGTGATTACCCTGTGTCTGTCCTGGGTGCTGGTGCGGGCATTGCGGCCCCTGACCGAGCTTAAACAGCAACTCGAAGGGCTTGGCCGGGGTGAGCTGGATCAGCGCTGGCAAACCAGTGCCGAGCACACCCAAAACGAGGTGCAGCATATCCGCAACAGTGTTGCCACCATGGCGGCAAACCTGAAAGCGCTGATTGAATCCCTTAAGTCATCGGTGTTGACCCTGGGTACCATGGCCGAGGAGTCGCGCCATATCGCCCATCAAAATGGCGAAGAAGCCGCCGCTCTGATGCTGCAGACCGACCAGATAGCCACCGCCATCGAGGAAATGTCCACCTCTATTCGCGACGTTGCCGAGCACGCCAGCGAAGGCGCCAATCAGAGCCAGCGCGTGGATGAGGCGGCACGGGATGGCCAGCGGATGCTCAATGGCATGGTGGCCGATTTAGGCACCCTCAGCGAGCGGCTGGCAAGCAGCCACGTAGCCGTGGAAGAAGTGGCGCGGGAAAGTGAAGCCATCAGCAAGGTCACCGAGGTGATAAACAACATTGCCGAGCAGACCAATCTGCTGGCGCTGAACGCCGCCATCGAAGCGGCCCGTGCCGGTGAACAGGGCCGGGGCTTTGCCGTGGTCGCCGATGAGGTGCGTACGCTGGCAAGCCGCACCCAGGCTTCCATTGCCGAAATCGGCCAGACCATCAGTAATCTGCAACACAAGGTGCGCGCCACCGCGAGCCAAATGGATGAAGCCCATCAGCTGGGGCAATCCTGTGCCAGCCAGGGCACCACCACAGGCCAGGAACTCGAGGGCATCACCCGCCGCATCGGCGATATGGCTACAGTGTCGGCCAGCATCGCCAGCGCCACCCATCAGCAAAGCACTGTGGCCGAGGACATCACCCACAACCTGCACCTGATAAGCGACCTTGCCCGGGAAGGTGAAACCCGTGCCAGCGAAACCGTGATGAGTGCCGACAAGCTGGGCAGTCTGGCGCTGGAGCTGAAAAAGCAGGTCGAGGTATTCAGAACCTAA
- a CDS encoding TonB-dependent receptor domain-containing protein, which yields MKQSKLALSLALIFGAPTFIAAAEEALDENKVERIAVTGSNLKRIDMEGATPITTITAEELAKSGFATVGDALRSSNLNAFGSWGGGSNNGWGSQATVQLKGASAFHTLTLLDGKRMAKSPVMDGGAANINTIPMAAVERIEILTDGASAIYGTDAIAGVVNIILKKDFEGIQLDGRMDRPEQDGGESSNLSFTGGLSSDKGHLVFTFEHYEVAPIMQSERWYTQPFLKEGGNPNDYQDWVNISPTGRTLTQGGAGGWVYSAPFANADRSCADVYGDKFLGVLDDSDYPGDTLCAFDYTKAAATSVDARRDNTLLHYSYDLTADIQLTARAYWAANETLDISAPVPSWISIPQGLPAYTTADGLQLVELVADPDAGMNFRFDTAGDRLAEHHDNIYDYMLALNGSHESIAWDLAVNYNKYANFTWGTGYQLKGATTDLVGHWDAASNSFVGWDPRDPNSPMPGGATANYDKRMTATYLDISGGVSVDLFDLPGGMSAMYVGGSYREESLDSKVDALAEAGHIVGGNGGSGGHGERDVKALYAEWVLPIFDSLELNLAGRYDDYSDFGGTFNPQVSVRYKPMDALLLRSSWGTGFRAPTLSDLYQGTSEGYGNITNYLNCYSNGEDIDSCGRRDYAPTRTGGNVDLEAEESESLNFGVVWNITDDVSFSADYWQLETTNLIEELSASEIVRTQAKLWQAADALGVPRPDVSSVYAGTSISQQGNGRIDYVFSQKLNLGLSEREGLDVKADARFATDFGDFKLGLGWSHYFKYKTTYADAGVQILGDNLAGREGVPEDRLNLTLDYSFGDHSVNYYGNFVGTQQSWDYIDGSEELYELDSLWTHNLSYTYNMPWNNSVTVGVTNLTDEDPVFAYDGTYNGNLYDIRGRIYWASFRQSF from the coding sequence GTGAAACAAAGCAAACTGGCACTGAGTTTGGCGCTGATTTTCGGGGCGCCAACCTTTATCGCGGCCGCAGAAGAGGCCCTGGATGAGAACAAGGTGGAGCGCATTGCCGTCACCGGCTCCAACCTCAAGCGCATCGATATGGAGGGTGCCACCCCCATTACCACCATTACCGCAGAAGAGCTGGCCAAATCAGGTTTTGCCACCGTGGGTGATGCCCTCAGAAGCTCTAACCTCAACGCCTTTGGTTCCTGGGGCGGCGGCTCCAACAACGGCTGGGGCTCACAGGCCACGGTACAGCTGAAGGGCGCCTCGGCGTTTCACACCCTGACCTTGCTCGATGGCAAGCGGATGGCCAAGTCACCTGTGATGGATGGCGGCGCCGCCAACATCAACACCATTCCAATGGCAGCGGTGGAGCGCATTGAAATTCTGACCGACGGCGCCTCAGCGATTTATGGCACCGACGCCATTGCCGGGGTAGTGAACATTATCCTTAAGAAAGATTTTGAGGGTATTCAGTTAGATGGCCGTATGGATCGTCCCGAGCAGGACGGCGGTGAGTCATCCAACTTGTCTTTCACCGGCGGCCTGAGTTCAGACAAGGGCCATCTGGTCTTTACCTTCGAGCACTACGAAGTGGCGCCCATCATGCAGTCCGAGCGCTGGTACACCCAGCCGTTCCTCAAAGAAGGCGGCAACCCCAATGACTATCAGGACTGGGTCAACATCAGTCCAACCGGTCGTACCCTGACCCAGGGCGGCGCCGGTGGCTGGGTATATTCTGCCCCCTTTGCCAATGCCGACAGAAGCTGCGCCGATGTGTATGGCGACAAGTTTTTGGGTGTGCTGGATGATTCTGACTACCCGGGCGACACCCTGTGCGCCTTCGACTACACCAAGGCCGCTGCGACCAGCGTAGATGCACGCCGCGACAATACGCTGCTGCACTACAGCTACGATTTGACCGCTGATATTCAGCTTACTGCCCGTGCTTACTGGGCCGCCAACGAGACCCTGGATATCTCAGCGCCTGTGCCTTCGTGGATTTCCATTCCTCAGGGCTTGCCTGCTTACACCACCGCCGATGGGCTGCAGTTGGTGGAGCTGGTTGCCGACCCCGATGCCGGTATGAACTTCCGTTTCGATACCGCCGGTGACCGCCTGGCCGAGCACCACGACAACATCTATGACTACATGCTGGCCCTGAACGGCAGCCATGAAAGCATTGCCTGGGATCTGGCGGTGAACTACAACAAGTACGCCAACTTTACCTGGGGTACCGGCTATCAGCTCAAAGGTGCCACCACAGATCTGGTGGGTCACTGGGATGCGGCCAGCAACAGCTTTGTGGGCTGGGATCCCCGCGACCCCAACTCGCCGATGCCAGGTGGTGCGACTGCCAACTACGATAAGCGCATGACCGCTACCTATCTGGATATTTCCGGTGGTGTGTCTGTTGACCTGTTTGATTTGCCGGGTGGCATGTCGGCCATGTACGTGGGCGGCTCTTACCGTGAAGAAAGCCTGGACTCCAAGGTGGATGCACTGGCGGAAGCCGGCCACATTGTTGGTGGCAACGGCGGCAGCGGCGGTCATGGCGAGCGTGATGTCAAAGCGCTGTACGCCGAATGGGTGCTGCCGATATTTGACAGCCTCGAGCTGAACCTGGCCGGTCGTTACGATGACTACTCCGACTTTGGCGGCACCTTTAACCCGCAGGTTTCTGTGCGTTACAAGCCAATGGATGCTCTGTTGCTGCGCTCCTCCTGGGGCACGGGCTTCCGGGCGCCAACCCTGTCGGATCTGTATCAGGGCACCTCTGAGGGCTATGGCAATATCACTAACTACCTCAACTGTTACAGCAATGGCGAAGACATCGACTCCTGCGGTCGCCGCGACTATGCGCCAACCCGCACTGGCGGCAACGTAGATTTGGAAGCTGAAGAGTCTGAGTCACTGAACTTTGGTGTGGTGTGGAATATTACCGACGATGTCAGCTTCTCCGCCGACTACTGGCAATTGGAAACCACCAACCTGATTGAAGAGCTGTCGGCCAGTGAAATTGTCCGCACCCAGGCCAAACTGTGGCAGGCGGCAGACGCCTTGGGCGTGCCACGTCCCGATGTGTCCAGTGTGTACGCCGGCACCTCTATTTCCCAGCAGGGCAATGGCCGTATCGACTATGTATTCAGCCAGAAACTGAACCTGGGTCTGTCTGAGCGAGAAGGTTTGGATGTGAAGGCGGATGCCAGATTCGCCACCGACTTCGGTGACTTCAAACTGGGGCTGGGCTGGTCGCACTACTTCAAGTACAAAACCACCTATGCCGATGCCGGTGTGCAGATCCTCGGTGACAACCTGGCTGGCCGTGAAGGCGTGCCGGAAGACCGTCTCAACCTGACTCTGGATTACAGCTTCGGCGATCACTCGGTGAACTATTACGGTAACTTTGTTGGTACTCAGCAAAGCTGGGACTACATCGACGGCAGCGAAGAGCTGTATGAGCTCGACAGCCTGTGGACCCATAACCTGAGCTACACCTACAACATGCCGTGGAACAACAGTGTGACTGTGGGTGTGACCAACCTGACCGACGAAGATCCCGTGTTTGCCTACGACGGTACTTACAACGGCAATCTATACGATATCCGTGGCCGTATCTACTGGGCATCCTTCCGTCAGTCGTTCTGA
- the cydB gene encoding cytochrome d ubiquinol oxidase subunit II: MFDYEILRFIWWALVGVLFIGFAVTDGFDMGVGALLPIIGKDDTDRRVMINTVAPHWDGNQVWLITAGGALFAAWPMVYAVSFSGFYVAMVIVLLALFLRPVGFDYRSKIEAPQWRKSWDWALFVGSFVPPLIIGVAFGNLLQGVPFNFDEFLRAKYHGGLFGLLNPFGLLAGLISVSMFMMQGATWLQMKTEGELRVRATNAAQLFALLLVVLFAAAGFWVANGIDGYVITSGLDTHAASNPVGKTVELVTGAWMSNYQTYPITIAFPVLGLAMPLLVILFSRMNRSGFAFLFSSLAVAGVILTCGAAMFPFVMPSSLEPNVSLTMWDATASEMTLTVMTWAAIIFVPIVLSYTIWTYYKMYGRLSRQFIDNNKHSLY; this comes from the coding sequence ATGTTTGATTACGAAATCTTGCGTTTTATCTGGTGGGCCCTGGTCGGCGTTCTCTTTATCGGCTTCGCCGTGACCGACGGTTTTGACATGGGTGTAGGTGCCTTGCTGCCGATTATCGGCAAAGATGATACCGATCGCCGGGTGATGATTAACACCGTTGCCCCGCACTGGGACGGCAACCAGGTGTGGCTTATCACCGCCGGTGGCGCGCTGTTTGCCGCCTGGCCTATGGTGTATGCCGTGTCTTTCTCGGGCTTCTATGTAGCCATGGTGATAGTGCTGCTGGCGCTGTTCCTGCGTCCAGTGGGCTTTGACTATCGCTCCAAGATTGAAGCGCCACAATGGCGTAAATCCTGGGACTGGGCGCTGTTTGTGGGCTCCTTTGTGCCGCCGCTGATCATCGGCGTGGCCTTCGGTAACCTGCTGCAGGGCGTACCGTTCAACTTTGACGAGTTCCTGCGTGCCAAGTACCACGGTGGTCTGTTTGGCCTGCTCAATCCATTCGGTCTGCTGGCCGGCCTTATCAGCGTAAGCATGTTTATGATGCAGGGCGCAACCTGGCTGCAAATGAAGACCGAAGGAGAGCTGCGTGTACGTGCCACCAATGCCGCTCAGCTGTTCGCGCTGCTGCTGGTAGTGCTGTTCGCCGCCGCCGGTTTCTGGGTTGCCAACGGTATCGACGGTTACGTGATCACCTCAGGGCTTGATACCCATGCGGCCTCCAACCCAGTGGGTAAAACCGTTGAGCTGGTGACCGGCGCCTGGATGTCGAACTACCAGACTTACCCCATCACCATAGCTTTCCCTGTGCTGGGTCTGGCGATGCCTCTGCTGGTTATCCTGTTCAGCCGCATGAACCGCAGTGGTTTTGCGTTCCTGTTCAGCTCGCTGGCCGTTGCCGGTGTTATCCTGACCTGCGGCGCAGCCATGTTCCCGTTCGTGATGCCATCATCGCTGGAGCCGAACGTGAGCCTGACCATGTGGGATGCCACTGCCAGTGAAATGACCCTGACCGTGATGACCTGGGCTGCCATCATCTTTGTACCGATTGTGCTCTCGTACACTATCTGGACTTACTACAAGATGTATGGTCGTCTGAGCCGTCAGTTCATCGACAACAACAAGCATTCACTGTACTGA
- the cydX gene encoding cytochrome bd-I oxidase subunit CydX has protein sequence MWYFTWILGVLLACSFGIINALWLENTENMDRKSDDE, from the coding sequence ATGTGGTATTTCACCTGGATTCTGGGCGTACTCTTGGCCTGCTCCTTCGGGATTATCAATGCCCTGTGGCTTGAAAACACCGAAAATATGGACCGCAAGTCAGACGACGAATAA